A genomic stretch from Neomonachus schauinslandi chromosome 14, ASM220157v2, whole genome shotgun sequence includes:
- the MYL2 gene encoding myosin regulatory light chain 2, ventricular/cardiac muscle isoform isoform X3, translating to MAPKKAKKRAEGANSNVFSMFEQTQIQEFKEAFTIMDQNRDGFIDKNDLRDTFAALGRVNVKNEEIDEMLKEAPGSDPEETILNAFKVFDPEGKGVLKADYVREMLTTQAERFSKEEIDQMFAAFPPDVTGNLDYKNLVHIITHGEEKD from the exons ATG gcaccGAAGAAAGCCAAGAAGAGAGCAGAAGGCGCCAATTCCAACGTGTTCTCTATGTTTGAACAGACCCAGATCCAGGAATTTAAGGAG GCCTTCACCATCATGGACCAGAACAGGGATGGCTTCATCGACAAGAATGATTTGAGGGACACCTTTGCTGCTCTTG GGCGTGTGAAcgtgaaaaatgaggaaattgatgaAATGCTCAAGGAAGCTCCAG GGTCAGACCCCGAGGAGACCATTCTCAACGCATTCAAAGTGTTTGACCCCGAAGGCAAAGGGGTGCTCAAGGCTGATTA CGTTCGGGAGATGCTGACCACGCAGGCAGAGAGATTTTCCAAAGAGGAG ATCGACCAGATGTTCGCCGCCTTCCCCCCTGATGTGACTGGCAACTTGGACTATAAGAACCTGGTGCACATCATCACCCACGGGGAAGAGAAGGACTGA
- the MYL2 gene encoding myosin regulatory light chain 2, ventricular/cardiac muscle isoform isoform X1 translates to MAPKKAKKRAEGANSNVFSMFEQTQIQEFKEAFTIMDQNRDGFIDKNDLRDTFAALGRVNVKNEEIDEMLKEAPGPINFTVFLTMFGEKLKGSDPEETILNAFKVFDPEGKGVLKADYVREMLTTQAERFSKEEIDQMFAAFPPDVTGNLDYKNLVHIITHGEEKD, encoded by the exons ATG gcaccGAAGAAAGCCAAGAAGAGAGCAGAAGGCGCCAATTCCAACGTGTTCTCTATGTTTGAACAGACCCAGATCCAGGAATTTAAGGAG GCCTTCACCATCATGGACCAGAACAGGGATGGCTTCATCGACAAGAATGATTTGAGGGACACCTTTGCTGCTCTTG GGCGTGTGAAcgtgaaaaatgaggaaattgatgaAATGCTCAAGGAAGCTCCAGGTCCAATTAACTTTACTGTGTTCCTAACGATGTTTGGGGAGAAACTTAAGG GGTCAGACCCCGAGGAGACCATTCTCAACGCATTCAAAGTGTTTGACCCCGAAGGCAAAGGGGTGCTCAAGGCTGATTA CGTTCGGGAGATGCTGACCACGCAGGCAGAGAGATTTTCCAAAGAGGAG ATCGACCAGATGTTCGCCGCCTTCCCCCCTGATGTGACTGGCAACTTGGACTATAAGAACCTGGTGCACATCATCACCCACGGGGAAGAGAAGGACTGA
- the MYL2 gene encoding myosin regulatory light chain 2, ventricular/cardiac muscle isoform isoform X2, with translation MAPKKAKKRAEGANSNVFSMFEQTQIQEFKEAFTIMDQNRDGFIDKNDLRDTFAALGRVNVKNEEIDEMLKEAPGPINFTVFLTMFGEKLKGSDPEETILNAFKVFDPEGKGVLKADYVREMLTTQAERFSKEEYVLLVHCRSTRCSPPSPLM, from the exons ATG gcaccGAAGAAAGCCAAGAAGAGAGCAGAAGGCGCCAATTCCAACGTGTTCTCTATGTTTGAACAGACCCAGATCCAGGAATTTAAGGAG GCCTTCACCATCATGGACCAGAACAGGGATGGCTTCATCGACAAGAATGATTTGAGGGACACCTTTGCTGCTCTTG GGCGTGTGAAcgtgaaaaatgaggaaattgatgaAATGCTCAAGGAAGCTCCAGGTCCAATTAACTTTACTGTGTTCCTAACGATGTTTGGGGAGAAACTTAAGG GGTCAGACCCCGAGGAGACCATTCTCAACGCATTCAAAGTGTTTGACCCCGAAGGCAAAGGGGTGCTCAAGGCTGATTA CGTTCGGGAGATGCTGACCACGCAGGCAGAGAGATTTTCCAAAGAGGAG TATGTGTTGCTGGTTCATTGCAGATCGACCAGATGTTCGCCGCCTTCCCCCCTGATGTGA
- the CCDC63 gene encoding coiled-coil domain-containing protein 63, giving the protein MVESRKSFNFRSQQKISNQHKEIKALQGEQEEITLLLGLIKSSKNLDLNEKNYMELCFLLQTKDDYEALIKSMKVLLAELDEKIVQMEKKIINQKQIFTKIQEANDPRKLQKQIHVLEARLNLVTVHFDKMLTTNAKLRKEIEDLRYEKAAYDNVYQQLQRRLLMQKKTMNVAIEQSAQAYEQRLEATARMAAMKDRQQKDISQYNQEIRELERVYAHETKLKSFLLIKLNDRLEFEEQAKKEEALKAKKHRKKGKGESFESYEVAHLRLLKLTKDGNLNQLIEDFLAKEEKNFARFTYVTELNNDMETMHKKTQKIQDEIIFLRSQQNSSHDDNHSVLREMEEKLKKTTEEADRYENSYKEISKTLEYLKNSVENLFKKINCDATTILGHLGETGKITDNNLPQYFAIIEKKTNDLLLLESYKRILEMEGAETEVQPPFVNPFWGGSALLKPAEPIKVVPPVFGADPFGDKLDEVEQALDHSSLRQLVLSNYTAREFRSRDLHSDSIPERGDDLRLKKKLAI; this is encoded by the exons ATGGTGGAAAGTCGGAAGTCCTTTAACTTCCGCTCCCAGCAGAAGATCTCCAACCAGCA CAAGGAAATCAAGGCcctgcagggagagcaggaagagaTCACTCTGCTTTTGGGTCTCATCAAGTCCTCGAAGAACTTGGATCTGAATGAGAAGAACTACATGGAGCTGTGTTTCCTGCTGCAGACCAAGGACGACTATGAGGCCCTGATTAAGTCAATGAAAGTGCTGTTGGCAGAACTGGATGAGAAG ATTgttcagatggaaaaaaaaattataaaccaaaaaCAGATCTTCACAAAGATACAGGAAGCCAATGACCCCCGGAAACTGCAGAAGCAGATCCACGTTCTGGAAGCCCGTTTGAATCTC GTCACCGTGCACTTCGACAAGATGCTGACCACCAATGCTAAGCTCCGGAAGGAGATTGAGGACCTGCGGTACGAGAAGGCTGCTTACGACAATGTGTACCAACAGCTCCAGCGCCGCTTGTTGATGCAGAAGAAAACCATGAATGTGGCCATCGAGCAATCTGCCCAGGCCTATGAGCAGAG GCTGGAAGCCACGGCTCGCATGGCTGCCATGAAGGACCGCCAGCAGAAGGACATTTCTCAGTACAACCAGGAGATCCGAGAGCTGGAGCGTGTCTATGCCCACGAGACCAAGCTCAAGTCCTTCTTGCTTATCAAACTGAATGACCGTCTGGAGTTCGAGGAGCAGGCCAAAAAGGAAGAAG CTCTCAAGGCAAAGAAGCACAGGAAGAAGGGCAAGGGTGAGAGTTTCGAGAGCTATGAGGTGGCCCACCTCCGACTGCTGAAGCTGACCAAGGATGGGAACCTGAATCAGCTCATCGAGGACTTTCTGGCCAAGGAGGAGAAGAACTTCGCTCGGTTCACGTATGTCACAGAGCTCAACAATGACATGGAGACAATGCACAAGAAGACCCAGAAAATCCAG GATGAGATCATCTTCTTGCGATCCCAGCAGAACTCATCCCATGATGACAATCACTCCGTCCTGAGAGAGATGGAG gagaaactgaagaagaccACAGAGGAGGCAGATAGGTATGAGAACAGCTACAAGGAAATCAGCAAGACCTTGGAGTATCTCAAGAACTCGGTGGAGAATctgtttaaaaagattaattgtgatgccaccacaaTCCTGGGGCACTTAGGGGAGACGGGGAAAATCACGGACAACAACCTTCCACAGTACTTTG CCATCATTGAGAAGAAGACCAACGACCTGCTGCTGCTAGAGTCCTACAAGCGGATCCTGGAGATGGAAGGGGCAGAGACTGAGGTCCAGCCGCCATTTGTCAACCCTTTCTGGGGCGGCTCTGCCCTCCTCAAGCCTGCAGAACCCATCAAGGTCGTCCCCCCAGTGTTCGGGGCTGACCCCTTCGGCGACAAGTTGGATGAAG TGGAGCAGGCCCTGGACCACAGCAGCCTTCGGCAGCTGGTGCTCAGCAACTATACCGCGAGAGAGTTTCGAAGCAGGGACTTACACTCAGACAGCATACCGGAGAGGGGGGATGATCTGAGGCTCAAGAAGAAGTTAGCGATCTGA
- the MYL2 gene encoding myosin regulatory light chain 2, ventricular/cardiac muscle isoform isoform X4, with protein MFEQTQIQEFKEAFTIMDQNRDGFIDKNDLRDTFAALGRVNVKNEEIDEMLKEAPGPINFTVFLTMFGEKLKGSDPEETILNAFKVFDPEGKGVLKADYVREMLTTQAERFSKEEIDQMFAAFPPDVTGNLDYKNLVHIITHGEEKD; from the exons ATGTTTGAACAGACCCAGATCCAGGAATTTAAGGAG GCCTTCACCATCATGGACCAGAACAGGGATGGCTTCATCGACAAGAATGATTTGAGGGACACCTTTGCTGCTCTTG GGCGTGTGAAcgtgaaaaatgaggaaattgatgaAATGCTCAAGGAAGCTCCAGGTCCAATTAACTTTACTGTGTTCCTAACGATGTTTGGGGAGAAACTTAAGG GGTCAGACCCCGAGGAGACCATTCTCAACGCATTCAAAGTGTTTGACCCCGAAGGCAAAGGGGTGCTCAAGGCTGATTA CGTTCGGGAGATGCTGACCACGCAGGCAGAGAGATTTTCCAAAGAGGAG ATCGACCAGATGTTCGCCGCCTTCCCCCCTGATGTGACTGGCAACTTGGACTATAAGAACCTGGTGCACATCATCACCCACGGGGAAGAGAAGGACTGA